The Desulfohalovibrio reitneri genome contains a region encoding:
- a CDS encoding Hpt domain-containing protein encodes MDEYLPKPVRMEKLAAALAGLNGNGDSAPHRGETVSLTQEKEAGDAPDWPHALDLFEGDREALGSFAELVATALPVELETLERAVLEGRRDDAGRLAHNLKSTAATFGAGGLAGAAEELERRMKNGRDSGDALERVRRLGRELMHGLARRPEEITT; translated from the coding sequence ATGGACGAGTATCTGCCCAAGCCCGTGCGCATGGAGAAGCTGGCGGCCGCGCTGGCGGGACTGAACGGAAACGGGGACAGCGCGCCCCATCGGGGTGAAACCGTTTCCCTGACGCAGGAAAAGGAAGCGGGCGACGCTCCCGACTGGCCGCATGCCCTGGACCTCTTCGAGGGCGATCGGGAGGCGCTGGGGTCCTTCGCCGAGCTGGTGGCCACCGCCCTGCCTGTGGAACTGGAGACCCTGGAGCGCGCCGTTCTGGAGGGCCGCCGCGACGACGCAGGCAGGTTGGCCCACAACCTCAAGTCCACGGCCGCCACCTTTGGCGCGGGCGGACTGGCCGGGGCCGCCGAGGAGTTGGAGCGGCGCATGAAGAACGGCCGGGACAGCGGCGACGCCCTGGAGCGGGTGCGGAGGCTCGGCCGGGAACTGATGCATGGGCTGGCACGGCGGCCGGAGGAAATCACCACCTGA
- the panD gene encoding aspartate 1-decarboxylase yields MAQRCFLRAKLHHARLTYANPDYVGSVAIDADLLKRADIAPFEQVDIYNVDNGERLTTYAIPGEPGEIGLNGAAARKGEAGQKVIIAAYAWLDEAEMAEHNPAIVILDHDNKPVPNQ; encoded by the coding sequence ATGGCCCAACGCTGCTTTCTGCGCGCCAAACTGCACCACGCCCGGCTGACCTACGCCAACCCCGACTATGTGGGGTCCGTGGCCATCGACGCCGACCTGCTCAAGCGAGCGGACATCGCCCCCTTCGAGCAGGTGGACATCTACAACGTGGACAACGGCGAGCGGCTGACCACCTACGCTATCCCCGGCGAGCCCGGGGAGATCGGCCTCAACGGAGCGGCCGCCCGCAAGGGCGAGGCCGGGCAGAAGGTCATCATCGCGGCCTACGCCTGGCTGGACGAGGCCGAGATGGCCGAGCACAACCCGGCCATCGTCATCCTCGACCACGACAACAAGCCGGTCCCCAACCAGTAG
- a CDS encoding DsrE family protein: protein MRFLIVLSSTDPEIKWNAVRYGNFLLNEDEDVTIFLNGGSVDLYAGDSDQFPISEQAKLFTLSEGVLAAUGKCMAIHGVDEDERVTLSNMKFLYEQMKQADRVVSY, encoded by the coding sequence ATGCGTTTTCTCATTGTCCTGTCCAGCACCGACCCGGAAATCAAGTGGAACGCGGTCCGGTACGGCAACTTCCTGCTCAACGAGGACGAGGACGTGACCATCTTCCTCAACGGCGGCTCGGTTGACCTCTACGCCGGGGACTCGGACCAGTTCCCCATCTCGGAGCAGGCCAAGCTGTTCACCCTCAGCGAGGGCGTGCTGGCCGCCTGAGGCAAGTGCATGGCCATCCACGGCGTGGATGAAGACGAGCGCGTGACGCTGTCCAACATGAAGTTCCTCTACGAGCAAATGAAGCAGGCGGACCGGGTGGTCTCCTACTAA
- a CDS encoding cation:proton antiporter has translation MESQTAITLLTLGLLFLAGLLTGFLSGRVKLPAVTILILLGVLAGPYALNLLPSRIDDWYPLVSRTALLMVAFLLGRKFSLGNIRQRGARVLTISVAKVLGVAVFVFCGLYFLTPAPLALCLLMAGIGPASAPAAISNVVREARAEGEFTETLLGIVAIDDAWGIALFSIMLALSETVAGNGGALHALATGGWELGGAVLLGLALGLPATWITSRINQGDPMKADALGFILVCGGLALWLGFSFLLAAMVLGAVIVNLSTHHDAPFETIEDLEWPIMILFFILAGATLHVEKLTELGLVGGVYVLMRLAGLVLGAYVGGGLAGADRNVRRYLGLAALPQAGVALGLALVAGHAVPGLEQTIIPLVIGSTVVFELTGPVLTRLALAKAGEIGRRPENSGRAAD, from the coding sequence ATGGAGAGCCAGACCGCCATCACTCTGCTGACCCTGGGCCTGCTCTTTCTGGCCGGGCTGCTGACGGGCTTCCTCAGCGGTCGCGTCAAGCTGCCCGCCGTAACCATCCTCATCCTGCTGGGAGTGCTGGCCGGGCCGTACGCTCTGAACCTGCTGCCCAGCCGCATCGACGACTGGTACCCGCTGGTCTCCCGCACCGCCCTGCTCATGGTGGCCTTCCTGCTGGGGCGAAAGTTCTCCCTGGGCAACATCCGCCAGCGCGGGGCCAGGGTGTTGACCATTTCCGTGGCCAAGGTGCTGGGCGTGGCCGTATTCGTCTTCTGCGGGCTGTATTTCCTCACCCCCGCGCCCCTCGCCCTGTGCCTGCTCATGGCGGGCATCGGCCCGGCCTCGGCCCCGGCGGCCATCTCCAACGTGGTGCGGGAGGCCAGGGCCGAGGGGGAGTTCACCGAGACCCTGCTGGGCATCGTGGCCATCGACGACGCCTGGGGAATCGCCCTCTTTTCCATCATGCTGGCCTTGAGCGAGACAGTGGCGGGCAACGGAGGCGCCCTGCACGCCCTGGCCACCGGCGGCTGGGAGCTGGGCGGGGCGGTGCTGCTGGGCCTGGCCCTTGGCCTGCCCGCCACCTGGATCACTTCGCGCATCAATCAGGGCGACCCCATGAAAGCGGACGCCCTGGGGTTCATCCTGGTCTGCGGCGGGCTGGCCCTGTGGCTGGGCTTCTCCTTCCTGTTGGCGGCCATGGTCCTGGGCGCGGTCATCGTCAACCTCTCCACCCACCACGACGCCCCCTTCGAGACCATCGAGGATCTGGAGTGGCCCATCATGATCCTCTTCTTCATCCTGGCCGGGGCCACCCTGCACGTGGAGAAGCTGACGGAACTCGGCCTTGTGGGCGGGGTGTACGTGCTCATGCGCCTGGCCGGGCTGGTCCTTGGGGCCTATGTGGGCGGGGGCCTGGCAGGGGCGGACCGGAACGTGCGGCGCTACCTGGGCCTGGCCGCGCTTCCCCAGGCCGGGGTGGCCCTGGGCCTGGCCCTGGTGGCCGGTCACGCCGTACCCGGCCTGGAGCAGACCATCATCCCCCTGGTCATCGGCTCCACCGTGGTCTTCGAACTCACCGGGCCGGTGCTGACCCGCCTGGCCCTGGCCAAAGCGGGCGAGATCGGCCGCAGGCCGGAAAATAGTGGCCGCGCGGCGGACTGA
- a CDS encoding methylenetetrahydrofolate reductase has translation MRIADHFDDKPFVSLEFFPPKEESGWDPFLRTVETCKAADPLFVSVTCGAGGTARGNTLPIADRIQNDLDLEVLVHQTCVGASKDDIDRETDRIREIGVRNVLALRGDLPEGQEDAGGHFEHASDLVAHLKSRDPELGVAVAGYPEPHPASATKAEDLYWQKVKLNQGADFLSTQLFFDNRLYFDLVERLRGMGCEKPVLPGLLPVVSFNNLRRILTLCGASVPGKLFLDFEKAHQEGGDEAVAEMGRELAMNQARDLIAGGAPGVHIFTLNRSAAALRLAEDIRDLRAAA, from the coding sequence GTGCGCATCGCCGATCACTTCGACGACAAGCCGTTCGTCTCCCTTGAGTTCTTTCCCCCCAAGGAGGAATCCGGCTGGGATCCCTTCCTCCGCACCGTGGAGACCTGCAAAGCGGCCGACCCGCTGTTCGTCTCCGTGACCTGCGGCGCGGGCGGCACCGCCAGAGGCAACACCCTTCCCATCGCCGACCGCATCCAGAACGATCTGGACCTGGAAGTGCTGGTCCACCAGACCTGCGTGGGCGCCTCCAAGGACGACATCGACCGCGAGACGGACCGCATCCGGGAAATCGGCGTAAGAAACGTGCTGGCCCTGCGCGGCGACCTGCCGGAAGGCCAGGAGGACGCGGGCGGCCACTTCGAGCACGCCTCGGACCTGGTGGCCCACCTCAAAAGCCGCGACCCGGAACTGGGCGTGGCCGTGGCCGGCTACCCCGAGCCGCACCCCGCCTCGGCCACCAAGGCCGAAGACCTGTACTGGCAGAAGGTCAAGCTGAACCAGGGCGCTGACTTCCTCTCCACCCAGCTCTTCTTCGACAACCGCCTCTATTTCGACCTGGTGGAGCGCCTGCGCGGGATGGGCTGCGAAAAGCCCGTGCTGCCCGGCCTGCTTCCCGTGGTCAGCTTCAACAACCTCCGCCGCATCCTCACCCTGTGCGGGGCTTCGGTGCCGGGCAAGCTGTTCCTGGACTTCGAGAAGGCCCACCAGGAGGGCGGCGACGAGGCCGTGGCCGAAATGGGCAGGGAACTGGCCATGAACCAGGCCCGCGACCTCATCGCCGGGGGCGCTCCCGGCGTGCACATTTTCACCCTCAACCGCTCGGCCGCGGCGCTGCGCCTGGCCGAGGACATCCGGGACCTGCGGGCCGCGGCCTAA
- a CDS encoding carbohydrate kinase family protein → MTIAISGSLAFDRIMTFPERFADHILPDKLHILNVCFLVDSMEERFGGTAGNIAYNLCLLGEKPVIHGVLGKDGQRYMDRLKELGLPLDMIRTIEDEHTAGAFITTDKADNQITGFNPGAMRRRMERDPKTGPDDLGIISPGNADDMVGHAEVFRDRGTPFVFDPGQQIPALGGEGLSRGMEGAAVFIANDYELEMTMQATGLDMDGMLGKCRSVVTTLGDQGCRVHTAGADPVEVPALPVLDAQDPTGAGDAFRAGLLKGLAEGRPLEEACGLGAAVAAYCVERRGTQEHVFTPEDILERARGAYGPPAWAGALGAMVA, encoded by the coding sequence ATGACCATCGCCATTTCCGGCTCCCTGGCCTTCGACCGCATCATGACCTTCCCCGAGCGGTTCGCGGACCACATTCTGCCGGACAAGCTGCACATCCTGAACGTCTGCTTCCTGGTGGACTCCATGGAGGAGCGCTTCGGCGGCACCGCGGGCAACATCGCCTACAACCTGTGCCTGCTGGGCGAGAAGCCCGTCATCCACGGGGTGCTGGGCAAGGACGGGCAGCGCTACATGGACCGGCTCAAGGAGTTGGGCCTGCCCCTGGACATGATCCGCACCATCGAGGACGAGCACACCGCCGGAGCCTTCATCACCACGGACAAGGCGGACAACCAGATAACCGGCTTCAACCCCGGCGCCATGCGCCGGCGGATGGAGCGCGACCCCAAGACCGGGCCGGATGACCTGGGCATTATCTCGCCCGGCAACGCCGACGACATGGTGGGGCACGCCGAGGTCTTCCGCGACCGCGGCACCCCCTTCGTCTTCGACCCCGGCCAGCAGATCCCCGCCCTGGGCGGCGAGGGACTGAGCCGGGGCATGGAGGGCGCGGCCGTATTCATCGCCAACGACTACGAACTGGAAATGACCATGCAGGCCACCGGCCTGGATATGGACGGCATGCTGGGCAAGTGCCGCTCCGTGGTCACCACGCTCGGCGACCAGGGCTGCCGCGTCCATACGGCCGGAGCCGACCCCGTGGAGGTCCCGGCCCTGCCCGTGCTGGACGCCCAGGACCCGACCGGAGCGGGAGACGCCTTCCGCGCCGGGCTCCTCAAAGGGCTGGCCGAGGGCCGTCCCCTGGAGGAGGCCTGCGGACTGGGCGCGGCCGTGGCCGCTTATTGCGTGGAGCGCAGGGGCACCCAGGAGCACGTCTTCACCCCCGAGGACATCCTGGAGCGCGCGCGCGGCGCTTACGGCCCCCCGGCCTGGGCCGGGGCCCTCGGCGCCATGGTGGCCTAG
- the acs gene encoding acetate--CoA ligase, producing MPESGAIESLLREDRVFRPLPKLVLDANINPGELAAAFERAASDPLGYWEGAALELDWFSRWERVLDDSQAPYHRWFPGGTCNIVHNALDRHITTANKNKLALIWEGEPGDTRKYTYYELYREVNRFASALRSLGVGKGDRVVVYMPPLPEQVVAMLACAKIGAIHSVVFAGFSGRALRDRIRDTQAKCIVTADGFYRNGQVVGLKSRVDAALADETLDFVDIVVVVRRTGADGGLDPSRDVSYEDVVRMERPEAHTEVMEASDPLFLLYTSGATGKPKGIVHAHGGYMVGVHRTLDWVFDIKPTDIFWCTADAGWITGHSYVVYGPLLAGTTTMMYEGHPLYPQADRIWRIIEQFGVTVHYTTPTLIRMLRRYGDRFPRARDLSTLRLLGTVGEPISPETWMWYHQTIGGGTCPIMDTWWQTETGHVMLSPLPVSPLKPGSVGKPLPGVEFEVVDPEGEPVERGKGGHLTLAGPWPGMLKNVWNDPEAYQAYWKDGRFLTGDVARVDEDGYIWMQGRADEVLNIAGHRIGTAELESALVSHRDVAEGAVIPVADKIKGEAAKAFVVLADEVQPSDELAEDIKAHVTRELGPVAVVKTVRFRETLPKTNSGKILRRVLRAEEAGQDPGDLSTAIEEE from the coding sequence ATGCCCGAGAGCGGCGCCATCGAAAGCCTGCTACGCGAGGACCGGGTCTTCAGGCCCCTGCCCAAGCTGGTGCTGGACGCCAACATCAATCCCGGCGAGTTGGCCGCCGCCTTCGAGCGGGCCGCCTCCGATCCCCTGGGGTATTGGGAAGGCGCGGCCCTGGAGCTGGACTGGTTCTCCCGCTGGGAGCGGGTGCTGGACGACTCCCAGGCCCCGTACCACCGCTGGTTTCCCGGGGGCACCTGCAACATCGTCCACAACGCCCTGGACCGCCACATCACAACGGCCAACAAGAACAAGCTGGCCCTGATCTGGGAGGGCGAGCCGGGCGACACCCGCAAGTACACCTACTACGAGCTGTACCGCGAGGTGAACCGCTTCGCCTCCGCCCTGCGCTCGCTGGGTGTGGGCAAGGGCGACCGGGTGGTGGTCTACATGCCGCCCCTGCCGGAGCAGGTGGTGGCCATGCTGGCCTGCGCCAAGATCGGGGCCATTCACTCGGTGGTCTTCGCCGGGTTCTCCGGCCGCGCCCTGCGCGACCGCATCCGCGACACCCAGGCCAAGTGCATCGTCACGGCCGACGGCTTCTACCGCAACGGCCAGGTTGTTGGGCTCAAGTCGCGGGTGGACGCGGCCCTGGCCGACGAGACCCTGGACTTCGTGGACATCGTGGTGGTGGTGCGGCGCACCGGCGCGGACGGCGGCCTGGACCCCTCCCGCGACGTCTCCTACGAGGACGTGGTGCGCATGGAGCGGCCCGAGGCGCACACCGAGGTCATGGAGGCCTCCGACCCGCTGTTTCTGCTCTACACCTCCGGGGCCACGGGCAAGCCCAAGGGCATCGTCCACGCCCACGGCGGCTACATGGTGGGGGTGCACCGCACCCTGGACTGGGTGTTCGACATCAAGCCCACCGACATTTTCTGGTGCACGGCCGACGCGGGCTGGATAACCGGCCATTCCTACGTGGTCTACGGCCCGCTTCTGGCGGGCACCACCACCATGATGTACGAGGGCCACCCCCTCTACCCGCAGGCCGACCGCATCTGGCGCATCATCGAGCAGTTCGGGGTAACGGTGCACTACACCACCCCCACCCTCATCCGCATGTTGCGTCGCTACGGCGACCGATTCCCCCGCGCCCGCGACCTCTCCACCCTGCGCCTTTTGGGCACGGTGGGCGAGCCCATCTCCCCGGAGACCTGGATGTGGTACCACCAGACCATCGGCGGCGGCACCTGCCCCATCATGGACACCTGGTGGCAGACCGAGACCGGCCACGTCATGCTCTCCCCGCTGCCCGTATCGCCGCTGAAGCCCGGCAGCGTGGGCAAGCCCCTGCCCGGCGTGGAGTTCGAGGTCGTCGATCCCGAGGGCGAGCCGGTGGAGCGGGGCAAGGGCGGGCATCTGACCCTGGCCGGTCCCTGGCCCGGCATGCTGAAAAACGTCTGGAACGACCCCGAGGCCTACCAGGCCTACTGGAAGGACGGCCGTTTCCTCACCGGCGATGTGGCCCGGGTGGACGAGGACGGCTACATCTGGATGCAGGGCCGCGCCGACGAGGTGCTGAATATCGCCGGGCACCGCATCGGCACGGCGGAACTGGAATCCGCCCTGGTGAGCCACCGCGACGTGGCCGAGGGCGCGGTCATCCCGGTGGCGGACAAGATCAAGGGCGAGGCGGCCAAGGCTTTCGTGGTGCTGGCGGACGAGGTCCAGCCCTCGGACGAGCTGGCCGAGGACATCAAGGCCCACGTCACCCGCGAGCTGGGCCCGGTGGCCGTGGTCAAGACGGTGCGCTTCCGCGAGACCCTGCCCAAGACCAACTCCGGCAAGATTCTCCGCCGCGTGCTGCGCGCCGAGGAGGCGGGGCAGGACCCCGGCGACCTGTCCACGGCCATCGAGGAGGAGTAG
- a CDS encoding methyltransferase domain-containing protein has product MTTYSKSVCIARDYYNSTDADRFYYTIWGGEDIHIGLYKTPDENIFDASRRTVETMARKLSGLKPGAKVIDLGAGFGGAARWLAKEHGCEVVALNLSEAQNKRDREMNKEQGLTDKVDVVDAAFEKLDYPGETFDFVWSQDAILHSCEREKVMSEAARVLKPGGEMVFTDPMMTDDCPTSVLQPILDRVHLDTLAWPQFYKDTAAKLGLEVVEFDDHSHQLPNHYGRVLKELESREDELKAAVSEDYIERMKTGLQHWVEGGNNGHLTWGIFHLRKK; this is encoded by the coding sequence ATGACCACGTACTCCAAGAGCGTGTGCATCGCGCGCGACTACTACAATTCCACCGACGCGGATCGGTTCTACTACACCATCTGGGGCGGCGAGGACATTCACATCGGGCTCTACAAGACCCCGGACGAGAACATCTTCGACGCCTCCCGCCGCACCGTGGAAACCATGGCTCGCAAGCTGAGCGGCCTGAAGCCGGGCGCCAAGGTCATCGACCTGGGCGCGGGCTTCGGCGGCGCCGCCCGCTGGCTGGCCAAGGAGCACGGCTGCGAGGTGGTTGCCCTGAACCTCTCCGAGGCGCAGAACAAGCGCGACCGCGAGATGAACAAGGAGCAGGGCCTGACCGACAAGGTCGACGTGGTGGACGCGGCCTTCGAGAAGTTGGACTACCCCGGCGAGACCTTCGACTTCGTCTGGTCCCAGGACGCCATCCTGCACTCCTGCGAGCGGGAGAAGGTCATGAGCGAGGCCGCGCGGGTGCTCAAGCCCGGCGGGGAGATGGTCTTCACCGACCCCATGATGACCGACGACTGCCCCACCTCGGTGCTGCAGCCCATCCTGGACCGCGTGCACCTGGACACCCTGGCCTGGCCCCAGTTCTACAAGGACACGGCCGCCAAGCTGGGCCTGGAGGTGGTGGAGTTCGACGACCACTCCCACCAGCTGCCCAACCACTACGGCCGGGTGCTCAAGGAGCTGGAGTCCCGCGAGGACGAGCTCAAGGCCGCGGTCAGCGAGGACTACATCGAGCGCATGAAGACCGGCCTGCAACACTGGGTCGAGGGCGGCAACAACGGCCACCTCACCTGGGGCATCTTCCACCTGCGCAAGAAATAG
- a CDS encoding ABC transporter substrate-binding protein, giving the protein MTPSEVRVGSSLALTGHARALGKQTLAGARAYLDWVNDNGGVHGRRIELIAYDDAYDPARCLVNTQKLLVEDRVFALFCYVGTPTTVKVLPLIERARIPLLGVFTGAAALRDPHNPLVLNVRASYYQEIEAAVDRMVDDLGLTRIAVFYQYDAFGFDGLAAAEKALDKRGLSPVARGDYTRGTTEVSEGLNRIVDSGAEAVIMIGTAAPCAAFVRRSRDRGFNPAFHTVSFVDPGEFATHLKGQDDALVLLTQVVPDPGETVAPGGPEYAELLARYDPRAQPTAIGLEGFYNARVLVEGLRRAGRGLTRQGFIDAVESLRGFPLSRSLEVSFGPGDHQGLDEVFMTRFQGGSFRPVEDWGRVRALLASGEEGS; this is encoded by the coding sequence GTGACCCCGTCCGAGGTGCGCGTCGGCTCCTCCCTGGCGCTGACCGGCCACGCCCGCGCCCTGGGAAAGCAGACCCTGGCCGGGGCGCGCGCCTACCTGGACTGGGTCAACGACAACGGCGGCGTGCACGGTCGCCGCATCGAACTCATCGCCTACGACGACGCCTACGACCCCGCCCGCTGCCTGGTGAACACCCAGAAACTGCTGGTGGAGGACCGGGTCTTCGCCCTGTTCTGCTACGTGGGCACGCCCACCACGGTGAAGGTGCTGCCCCTCATCGAGCGTGCCCGCATCCCCCTGCTGGGCGTGTTCACGGGCGCGGCCGCCCTGCGCGACCCGCACAACCCGCTGGTGCTCAACGTGCGCGCCTCCTACTACCAGGAAATAGAGGCCGCCGTGGACCGCATGGTGGACGACCTGGGGCTGACCCGCATCGCGGTGTTCTACCAGTACGACGCCTTCGGCTTCGACGGCCTGGCCGCAGCGGAGAAAGCCCTGGACAAGCGCGGCCTGTCCCCGGTGGCCCGGGGCGATTACACGCGCGGCACCACCGAGGTGTCCGAGGGGCTGAACCGCATTGTGGATTCCGGGGCCGAGGCGGTCATCATGATCGGCACGGCCGCGCCCTGCGCCGCCTTCGTGCGCCGCTCGCGGGACAGGGGCTTCAACCCGGCCTTCCACACAGTCTCCTTCGTGGATCCGGGCGAGTTCGCCACCCACCTGAAAGGTCAGGACGACGCCCTGGTACTGCTCACCCAGGTGGTGCCGGACCCGGGCGAGACCGTGGCGCCAGGGGGGCCGGAATACGCCGAGTTGCTGGCCCGCTACGATCCCCGGGCCCAGCCCACGGCCATCGGCCTGGAGGGCTTCTACAACGCCCGCGTGCTGGTGGAGGGGCTGCGGCGGGCCGGACGCGGCCTGACCCGCCAGGGTTTCATCGACGCGGTGGAGTCCCTGCGCGGCTTCCCCTTGAGCCGTTCCCTGGAGGTCAGCTTCGGCCCCGGCGACCATCAAGGGCTGGACGAGGTCTTTATGACCCGTTTCCAGGGCGGCTCCTTCCGCCCGGTGGAGGACTGGGGCCGGGTGCGCGCCCTGCTGGCCAGCGGGGAGGAGGGGTCATGA
- a CDS encoding class I SAM-dependent methyltransferase, giving the protein MLREEQCFGKGDPTKVRDSDHFTKEYTTTLADKWDELIDWDSRAKSEGDFFIEQLRSRGVKRVLDVACGTGFHSVRLMEAGFDVVSADGSVAMLGKAFENGIKRGHVLSTVQADWRWLNKNVKCNFDAIICLGNSFTHLFDENSRRKTLAEFYAALNHDGVLILDQRNYDAILDGDYSTKHKYYYCGDDVTAEPEHVDDGLARFVYTFPDQSQFHLNMFPLRKDYTRDLMRQVGFQNIETFGDFKGKYREDDPDFFIHIAEKEFKENC; this is encoded by the coding sequence ATGCTTCGCGAAGAACAGTGTTTTGGTAAAGGCGACCCCACGAAAGTCAGGGACAGTGATCACTTCACCAAGGAATACACCACCACCCTGGCCGACAAATGGGATGAGCTCATCGACTGGGATTCCCGCGCCAAGAGCGAGGGCGACTTCTTCATCGAACAGCTCCGCTCCCGTGGCGTGAAGCGCGTGCTGGACGTGGCCTGCGGCACCGGATTCCACTCCGTGCGCCTCATGGAGGCGGGCTTTGACGTGGTCTCGGCCGACGGCTCGGTGGCCATGCTGGGCAAGGCCTTCGAGAACGGCATCAAGCGCGGCCACGTGCTGTCCACCGTGCAGGCGGACTGGCGCTGGCTGAACAAGAACGTCAAGTGCAACTTCGACGCCATCATCTGCCTGGGCAACTCCTTCACGCACCTGTTCGACGAGAACTCCCGCCGCAAGACGCTGGCCGAGTTCTACGCCGCGCTGAACCACGACGGGGTGCTCATCCTGGACCAGCGCAACTACGACGCCATCCTGGACGGGGACTACTCCACCAAGCACAAATACTACTACTGCGGCGACGACGTCACCGCCGAACCGGAACACGTGGACGACGGGCTGGCCCGTTTCGTCTACACTTTCCCGGACCAGTCCCAATTCCACCTCAACATGTTCCCCCTGCGCAAGGACTACACCCGCGACCTGATGCGCCAGGTGGGCTTCCAGAACATCGAGACGTTCGGCGACTTCAAGGGCAAGTACCGCGAAGACGACCCGGACTTCTTCATCCACATCGCGGAAAAGGAATTCAAGGAGAACTGCTAG
- the metK gene encoding methionine adenosyltransferase, translated as MIHCDGTYLFTSESVTEGHPDKVADTISDAVLDVLLDQDPESRVACETLVTTGMAMIAGEITSQGYADFPDIVRETIRDIGYTSSDMGFDYETCAVLSSIDKQSPDIAQGVNRKSPEEQGAGDQGMMFGFACNETDTLMPAPVYWSHKLSRRLTYARKEKILPFLRPDGKTQVAMEYRDGKPARIDNVVVSSQHDPDIAFQDLTDGIRQEVIKHVLPSELMDDKTDIFINTTGRFVVGGPMGDCGLTGRKIINDTYGGAGTHGGGAFSGKDPSKVDRSAAYMTRYIAKNIVAAGLAEKCQVQVAYCIGVADPVSVLATTFGTGQVSDEVLTKAVNEVFDLRPYFISERLKLKRPIYAKTTNYGHFGRELPEFTWEKKDATNDLRTACKI; from the coding sequence GTGATTCATTGCGACGGCACTTATCTCTTTACGTCCGAGTCCGTGACCGAGGGCCATCCCGACAAGGTGGCCGACACCATTTCCGACGCCGTGCTCGACGTCCTGCTCGACCAGGACCCCGAGTCCCGCGTGGCCTGTGAAACCCTGGTGACCACCGGCATGGCAATGATCGCCGGCGAAATCACCTCCCAGGGCTACGCCGACTTCCCGGACATCGTGCGCGAGACCATCCGCGACATCGGCTACACCTCCTCGGACATGGGCTTCGACTACGAGACCTGCGCGGTGCTTTCCTCCATCGACAAGCAGTCCCCGGACATCGCCCAGGGCGTCAACCGCAAGTCCCCAGAAGAACAGGGCGCGGGCGACCAGGGCATGATGTTCGGCTTCGCCTGCAACGAGACCGACACCCTCATGCCCGCCCCGGTCTACTGGTCGCACAAGCTGTCCCGCAGGCTGACCTACGCCCGCAAGGAGAAGATCCTCCCCTTCCTGCGCCCCGACGGCAAGACGCAGGTGGCCATGGAGTACCGCGACGGCAAGCCCGCCCGCATCGACAACGTGGTCGTCTCCTCCCAGCACGACCCGGACATCGCCTTCCAGGACCTCACCGACGGCATCCGGCAGGAAGTCATCAAGCACGTGCTGCCCTCCGAGTTGATGGACGACAAGACCGACATCTTCATCAACACCACCGGCCGGTTCGTGGTGGGCGGCCCCATGGGCGACTGCGGCCTGACCGGGCGCAAGATCATCAACGACACCTACGGCGGCGCGGGCACCCACGGCGGCGGCGCTTTCTCCGGCAAGGACCCCTCCAAGGTGGACCGTTCCGCGGCCTACATGACCCGCTACATCGCCAAGAACATCGTGGCCGCGGGCTTGGCCGAGAAGTGCCAGGTGCAGGTGGCCTACTGCATTGGCGTGGCCGACCCGGTGTCCGTGCTGGCCACCACCTTCGGCACCGGCCAGGTGTCCGACGAAGTGCTGACCAAGGCCGTCAACGAGGTCTTCGACCTGCGGCCCTACTTCATCTCCGAGCGCCTCAAGCTCAAGCGCCCCATCTACGCCAAGACCACCAACTACGGCCACTTCGGGCGCGAGCTGCCGGAGTTCACCTGGGAGAAGAAGGACGCCACCAACGACCTGCGCACCGCCTGCAAGATCTAG